A section of the Dyella terrae genome encodes:
- a CDS encoding NADP-dependent isocitrate dehydrogenase has protein sequence MSNTPKIIYTLTDEAPYLATQSLLPIVEAFSATAGIAMETRDISLAGRIIAQFPDVLKDDQKIGDHLTELGQLATTPEANIIKLPNVSASVPQLKAAIKELQSQGYALPDYPDEPKNDQEKDAKARYDRTKGSAVNPVLREGNSDRRAPASVKSYARKHPHRMGAWASDSKTHVAHMDAGDFYGSEKSVLIEQPGSVKIEWVGKDGSTSVLKEKTALQAGELIDAAVMSKKALASFVDAQIADAQSKGVLFSLHLKATMMKVSDPIMFGVVVHEFYKDVLAKHADTLKSIGFDANNGIGDLYARIGALPADKQAEIVADVQAEYARRPAVAMVNSDKGITNLHVPSDVIVDASMPAMIRDSGKMWNAEGKLQDTKALIPDRCYAGVYQAVIEDCKQHGAFDPATMGSVPNVGLMAQKAEEYGSHDKTFQIAADGVVRVTDANGNVLMEHNVEAGDIWRMCQTKDAPIQDWVKLAVSRARLSSTPAVFWLDPKRAHDAQMITKVQRYLKDHDTSGLDIQILSPVEATHLSLDRIRKGQDTISVTGNVLRDYLTDLFPIMELGTSAKMLSIVPLMAGGGLFETGAGGSAPKHVQQFLEENYLRWDSLGEFLALAASLEHLANRYNNAKAAVLAKTLDQANGKILDNNKSPARKVGELDNRGSHFYLAMYWAQALAGQNDDADLKARFIPLATVLSENEAKIVGELNGAQGKPVDTHGYYHPDLALVSQAMRPSATFNEALAAL, from the coding sequence GCATTGCCATGGAAACGCGCGACATCTCGCTGGCGGGCCGCATCATTGCGCAGTTCCCCGACGTGCTGAAGGACGACCAGAAAATCGGCGACCACCTGACCGAACTGGGCCAGCTGGCCACGACGCCGGAGGCCAACATCATCAAGCTGCCGAACGTCAGCGCGTCGGTGCCGCAGCTGAAGGCCGCCATCAAGGAACTGCAGTCGCAGGGTTACGCGCTGCCGGATTACCCGGACGAGCCGAAGAACGATCAGGAGAAGGACGCCAAGGCGCGCTACGACCGCACCAAGGGCAGCGCGGTGAACCCGGTGCTGCGCGAAGGCAACTCCGATCGTCGCGCCCCGGCTTCGGTGAAGAGCTACGCACGCAAGCATCCGCATCGCATGGGCGCGTGGGCCTCGGATTCGAAGACGCACGTGGCCCACATGGACGCCGGCGACTTCTACGGCAGCGAAAAGTCCGTGCTGATCGAGCAGCCAGGCAGCGTCAAGATCGAATGGGTCGGCAAGGACGGCAGCACCAGCGTGTTGAAGGAAAAGACCGCCCTGCAGGCCGGTGAACTCATCGATGCGGCCGTGATGAGCAAGAAGGCGCTGGCATCGTTCGTCGATGCGCAGATTGCCGATGCCCAGTCGAAGGGTGTGCTGTTCTCGCTGCACCTGAAGGCCACCATGATGAAGGTGTCCGACCCCATCATGTTCGGTGTGGTGGTGCATGAGTTCTACAAGGACGTGCTGGCCAAGCACGCCGATACGCTCAAGAGCATCGGCTTCGATGCCAACAACGGCATCGGCGATCTCTACGCGCGTATTGGCGCGCTGCCGGCCGACAAGCAGGCGGAAATCGTCGCCGACGTGCAGGCCGAATACGCCAGGCGTCCGGCCGTGGCGATGGTCAACTCCGACAAGGGCATCACTAACCTGCACGTGCCGAGCGACGTGATCGTCGACGCCTCGATGCCGGCGATGATCCGCGACTCGGGCAAGATGTGGAACGCCGAGGGCAAGCTGCAGGACACCAAGGCCCTGATCCCCGATCGCTGCTACGCCGGCGTGTACCAGGCGGTGATCGAAGACTGCAAGCAGCATGGCGCCTTCGACCCGGCCACCATGGGCAGCGTGCCGAACGTCGGCCTGATGGCGCAGAAGGCCGAGGAATACGGCTCGCACGACAAGACCTTCCAGATCGCCGCCGACGGCGTGGTGCGCGTCACCGACGCGAACGGCAACGTGCTGATGGAGCACAACGTCGAAGCCGGCGATATCTGGCGCATGTGCCAGACCAAGGACGCGCCGATCCAGGACTGGGTCAAGCTTGCTGTCTCGCGCGCACGCCTGAGCAGCACGCCGGCCGTGTTCTGGCTCGATCCCAAGCGCGCGCACGATGCGCAGATGATCACCAAGGTGCAGCGCTACCTGAAGGATCACGACACCAGCGGCCTGGACATCCAGATCCTGTCGCCGGTGGAAGCCACGCACCTGTCGCTCGACCGCATCCGCAAGGGCCAGGACACCATCTCGGTGACCGGCAACGTGCTGCGCGACTACCTCACCGACCTGTTCCCGATCATGGAGCTGGGTACCAGCGCCAAGATGCTGTCGATCGTGCCGCTGATGGCCGGTGGCGGCCTGTTCGAGACGGGCGCGGGTGGTTCGGCACCCAAGCATGTGCAGCAGTTCCTGGAAGAGAACTACCTGCGCTGGGATTCGCTGGGTGAGTTCCTCGCGCTGGCCGCTTCGCTGGAGCATCTGGCCAACCGCTACAACAACGCCAAGGCCGCCGTGCTGGCCAAGACGCTGGACCAGGCCAACGGCAAGATCCTCGACAACAACAAGTCGCCGGCCCGCAAGGTCGGTGAGCTGGACAACCGCGGCAGCCATTTCTACCTCGCCATGTACTGGGCCCAGGCCCTGGCCGGACAGAATGACGACGCCGACCTCAAGGCACGCTTCATCCCGCTGGCCACCGTGCTGAGCGAAAACGAGGCGAAGATCGTGGGCGAGCTCAACGGCGCCCAGGGCAAGCCGGTCGACACCCATGGTTACTACCACCCGGATCTCGCCCTGGTGAGCCAGGCGATGCGTCCGAGCGCCACGTTCAACGAGGCGCTGGCGGCGCTGTAA
- a CDS encoding DEAD/DEAH box helicase, with the protein MNALPSVIEAQSDDEGGGLQRMDGGGELAGRLAKRYRDRITGTFVIPAREGRYAPFPADLPTGLVQALRSRGLDQLYHHQAQAWDAAQRGEHLVIATPTASGKSMCYTLPVVAAAVRDRAKALYLFPTKALAQDQVAELLELNQAGDLGVKAFTFDGDTPGDARQAIRLHGDIVVSNPDMLHQAILPHHTKWAQFFENLRYVVIDEVHTYRGVFGSHVANVIRRLRRVCAFYGVSPQFILCSATIGNPAEHASALIEQPVTPILDSGAPTGEKHVLLWNPPVVNRELGLRASARSQSNRIARTAIRGGLKTLVFAQSRLMVEVLTKYLKDVFDHDPRKPARIRAYRGGYLPTERRAAEREMRAGSVDGIVSTSALELGVDIGALDVVILNGYPGSVAATWQRFGRAGRRQQASLGVMVASSDPLDQYLVRHPEFFQSAPPEHARIAQDQPLILLDHIRCAAFELPFAPGDAFGTQDATPWLEVLAEEGVLHQEGGRFEWIADSYPANAVSLRSVADGNFVVVDRTDGRQTIVAEVDYSAAALTLYEGAIHMIQSVPYQVERLDWTGRKAYVERTHVDYYTDAIDYTKLKVLEPFGDSSAGRGSAHHGEVHVARRVAGYKKIRYYTHENIGYGPVNLPDLELHTTAVWWQIPQYALEQAFDHRQEALDGFLAAAHALHIVATVAVMAEARDLQKAVGSGDGAWFATPDQSGRAQVRSSWGEDASVATGPFTPTLYLYDAFPGGVGLSAPLFERREDLVRLARTLVDRCDCHVGCPACVGPVLAIDEQAGTSIKELATRVLDLVAAL; encoded by the coding sequence ATGAACGCCTTGCCTTCCGTCATCGAAGCTCAATCCGACGATGAGGGAGGCGGGCTTCAGCGGATGGATGGTGGCGGTGAACTGGCCGGGCGTCTGGCGAAGCGCTATCGCGACCGGATCACCGGCACGTTCGTGATCCCGGCGCGGGAGGGACGGTATGCGCCGTTTCCCGCGGACTTGCCGACAGGCCTCGTGCAGGCGCTGCGCTCGCGCGGGCTCGACCAGCTGTATCACCATCAGGCGCAGGCCTGGGACGCCGCCCAGCGCGGCGAGCATCTGGTCATCGCCACGCCAACGGCCTCGGGCAAGTCGATGTGCTACACGCTGCCGGTGGTCGCCGCAGCCGTGCGCGATCGCGCCAAGGCGCTGTATCTGTTTCCCACCAAGGCGCTGGCGCAGGATCAGGTCGCTGAGCTGCTTGAGCTCAACCAGGCCGGCGACCTGGGCGTGAAGGCCTTCACCTTCGATGGCGATACGCCTGGCGACGCGCGCCAGGCCATCCGGCTGCATGGCGATATCGTGGTCAGCAATCCGGACATGCTGCACCAGGCGATCCTGCCGCATCACACGAAGTGGGCGCAGTTCTTCGAGAACCTGCGTTACGTGGTGATCGACGAAGTGCACACGTATCGCGGCGTGTTCGGTTCGCACGTGGCCAATGTCATTCGTCGCCTGCGGCGCGTGTGTGCGTTCTATGGCGTGTCACCGCAATTCATTCTCTGCTCGGCGACGATCGGCAATCCCGCCGAACATGCGAGCGCGTTGATCGAACAACCGGTGACGCCGATCCTCGACAGTGGTGCGCCCACGGGCGAAAAGCATGTGCTGCTGTGGAACCCGCCTGTCGTCAATCGTGAGCTGGGATTGCGCGCGTCGGCGCGTTCGCAGTCCAATCGCATTGCGCGAACGGCCATCCGTGGCGGACTCAAGACGCTGGTATTCGCGCAGTCGCGCCTGATGGTTGAGGTGCTGACCAAGTACCTCAAGGATGTCTTCGACCACGACCCGCGCAAGCCGGCGCGCATTCGTGCTTATCGGGGTGGTTACCTGCCCACCGAACGTCGCGCGGCGGAGCGCGAGATGCGCGCCGGTTCCGTGGACGGCATCGTCAGCACGTCAGCCCTGGAGCTTGGCGTTGATATCGGCGCGCTGGACGTGGTGATCCTCAATGGCTATCCCGGCAGCGTGGCGGCGACATGGCAGCGTTTCGGCCGCGCGGGGCGCCGCCAGCAAGCGTCGCTGGGCGTGATGGTCGCCAGCAGCGATCCGCTCGATCAATACCTGGTGCGGCATCCTGAGTTCTTCCAGTCCGCACCGCCGGAGCATGCGCGCATCGCCCAGGACCAACCGCTGATCCTGCTCGATCACATTCGTTGTGCGGCGTTCGAGCTCCCCTTCGCGCCCGGCGATGCCTTCGGCACGCAGGACGCCACGCCGTGGCTGGAGGTGCTGGCGGAGGAGGGCGTGTTGCATCAGGAAGGCGGGCGTTTCGAATGGATCGCCGACAGTTATCCGGCCAATGCGGTGTCGCTGCGTTCGGTGGCCGATGGCAACTTCGTCGTCGTCGATCGCACCGACGGGCGCCAGACCATCGTCGCCGAAGTCGATTACAGCGCCGCCGCGCTCACGCTGTACGAAGGCGCCATCCACATGATCCAGTCGGTGCCCTACCAGGTGGAGCGTCTGGACTGGACAGGTCGCAAAGCCTACGTCGAGCGCACGCATGTCGATTACTACACCGACGCCATCGACTACACCAAGCTCAAGGTGCTGGAGCCTTTCGGCGATTCATCGGCCGGACGCGGCAGCGCACATCACGGCGAAGTGCACGTGGCGCGACGCGTGGCGGGGTACAAGAAGATCCGCTACTACACGCATGAAAACATCGGCTATGGGCCGGTGAATCTTCCCGATCTGGAGCTGCACACCACGGCCGTGTGGTGGCAGATCCCGCAGTACGCCCTCGAGCAGGCCTTCGATCATCGGCAGGAGGCGCTGGATGGCTTCCTTGCCGCCGCGCACGCCCTGCATATCGTGGCTACCGTGGCGGTGATGGCCGAAGCGCGCGACTTGCAGAAAGCCGTCGGCAGCGGTGACGGCGCCTGGTTTGCCACGCCGGACCAAAGCGGTCGCGCCCAGGTGCGCTCGAGCTGGGGCGAAGATGCCAGTGTCGCGACCGGGCCGTTCACGCCCACCTTGTACCTCTACGATGCCTTTCCCGGCGGCGTGGGTCTTAGTGCCCCCTTGTTCGAGCGACGCGAGGACCTGGTCCGGCTGGCGCGCACGCTGGTCGATCGCTGCGACTGCCACGTGGGCTGTCCTGCTTGCGTCGGCCCGGTGCTCGCTATCGACGAGCAGGCGGGCACCAGCATCAAGGAGCTGGCGACGCGCGTGCTCGACCTCGTTGCCGCGCTATGA
- a CDS encoding ribonuclease H-like domain-containing protein — protein MSGLAGKLRALRQQAGVVPAAPKSALASVPSVSPARSTDFARLLRVRQPSARRAPPGVKHEPLGGDEIAPGLRLTTLHTPWPEPPAPFDASFAKVPQHIDPARLVFFDTETTGLAGGTGTRAFMIGMADWHEGGFRVRQWLITTLQAETTMLEAVAAQLQPGHVLVSYNGKCYDAPLLATRYRLARQSNPFADRPHIDLLHPVRRRWRGIWANCRLATVERELLGVVREDDLPGSEAPQAWLDYLRLGKSDKLSRVGTHNAQDLRSLAGVLRHMVEPVVA, from the coding sequence ATGAGCGGTCTGGCAGGCAAGCTTCGCGCGCTCAGGCAGCAGGCGGGCGTTGTGCCCGCGGCGCCGAAATCTGCGCTGGCATCGGTTCCCAGCGTGTCTCCTGCGCGCAGCACGGATTTCGCCCGCCTGCTTCGCGTGCGCCAACCCTCCGCACGTCGCGCACCACCGGGGGTGAAGCATGAGCCCCTGGGCGGAGACGAGATCGCACCCGGATTGCGCCTGACGACGCTGCACACGCCCTGGCCCGAGCCTCCGGCCCCCTTTGATGCAAGCTTCGCCAAGGTGCCGCAACACATCGATCCCGCACGTCTGGTCTTTTTCGATACGGAGACGACGGGGCTGGCCGGCGGCACGGGCACGCGGGCTTTCATGATCGGCATGGCCGACTGGCACGAGGGCGGTTTCCGTGTGCGCCAATGGCTCATCACCACCTTGCAGGCCGAAACGACGATGCTCGAGGCTGTCGCGGCGCAGCTTCAACCCGGGCACGTGCTCGTCAGCTACAACGGCAAGTGTTATGACGCACCGCTGCTGGCGACGCGCTATCGCCTCGCACGGCAGTCCAATCCCTTTGCTGACCGGCCGCATATCGACCTGCTTCACCCCGTTCGTCGACGCTGGCGTGGCATCTGGGCCAATTGCCGCCTGGCGACGGTCGAGCGCGAGCTGCTTGGTGTGGTACGTGAAGACGATCTTCCGGGTTCCGAAGCGCCGCAAGCGTGGCTGGACTATTTACGTCTGGGCAAAAGTGACAAGCTCTCGCGGGTGGGTACGCATAACGCGCAGGACCTGCGCAGCCTCGCGGGTGTGCTCCGCCACATGGTCGAGCCTGTGGTGGCATAA
- a CDS encoding serine hydrolase domain-containing protein, with protein MKLRTIGKSILGLLVFVVVALVGFIWVSKDKLLVATNSVAHAMCTAAFVSHVDPSMVLREEQLPSMQPIAWAIRYRVEPKMHEARATVLGAFGARAMYREGLGCTLIHGRDESVRDQRLVDAPIVSPFPDAVHAPDTDALRTALDLAFSEPDPAAPRHTKAVVILHDGKLVAERYADGYTPQTPIWAHSLTKSVMNAFAGILVQDGKLKVEQAAGVPEWSGANDSRHAITIDQLLRMTTGLPFDETDGPVSPMTRQFFLERDMRAYAAGMPLTHPPGSTWAYSNLAYVLLARSLMDAADVHDAPAAEQFLRDRLFRPLGMSHTLVEADEAGTLVGSSHTFGTARDFARFGQLYLDDGVIDGQRILPEGWVAYSHSQTLDTGYGAGFWTNLRQEGNVPVWDTPWGMPQLPRDTYFARGALGQYVMIVPSEKLVVVRMGISVNASTDIANVVARIIEAVHRDPATETSS; from the coding sequence GTGAAGCTACGCACGATAGGTAAATCGATTCTCGGATTGCTGGTATTTGTGGTTGTCGCCCTGGTCGGTTTCATCTGGGTGTCCAAAGACAAATTGCTTGTGGCGACGAACTCCGTAGCCCACGCCATGTGCACGGCGGCCTTCGTCTCGCACGTCGATCCATCGATGGTTCTGCGCGAGGAGCAGCTGCCGTCGATGCAGCCCATCGCCTGGGCGATTCGCTACCGCGTCGAGCCGAAGATGCACGAAGCACGCGCGACCGTGTTGGGTGCTTTCGGTGCACGCGCCATGTATCGTGAGGGCCTCGGTTGCACCCTGATCCATGGTCGCGACGAAAGTGTGCGTGATCAACGCCTGGTCGATGCGCCCATTGTCTCGCCGTTTCCCGATGCCGTGCACGCGCCGGACACCGACGCTCTGCGCACAGCCCTCGATCTCGCCTTCTCCGAACCCGATCCCGCCGCGCCGCGTCATACGAAGGCCGTGGTCATCCTGCACGACGGCAAGCTGGTCGCCGAGCGCTACGCCGATGGCTACACACCGCAGACACCGATCTGGGCGCATTCGCTGACCAAGTCCGTCATGAATGCCTTCGCCGGCATTCTTGTGCAGGACGGCAAGCTCAAGGTGGAGCAGGCAGCGGGTGTGCCCGAATGGTCGGGTGCCAACGATTCTCGCCATGCCATCACCATCGATCAGCTCCTGCGCATGACTACGGGGCTGCCGTTCGATGAGACCGATGGCCCGGTCAGCCCGATGACGCGCCAGTTCTTCCTCGAGCGCGACATGCGTGCTTACGCTGCCGGCATGCCGCTGACGCATCCACCGGGCTCGACCTGGGCCTACAGCAATCTTGCCTATGTGCTGCTGGCGCGCTCCCTGATGGACGCCGCCGATGTGCATGACGCACCGGCTGCCGAACAATTCCTGCGCGATCGCCTGTTCCGTCCGCTGGGCATGAGCCATACGCTGGTCGAGGCCGATGAAGCCGGCACGCTGGTGGGCTCGAGCCACACGTTCGGCACCGCGCGCGACTTCGCCCGCTTCGGCCAGCTGTATCTCGATGACGGTGTGATTGACGGCCAGCGCATCCTGCCCGAAGGATGGGTCGCCTACAGCCATTCGCAGACCCTCGATACGGGCTACGGCGCCGGCTTCTGGACCAATCTGCGCCAGGAAGGCAACGTGCCGGTCTGGGATACGCCCTGGGGCATGCCGCAGCTGCCACGTGATACGTACTTCGCGCGCGGCGCGCTGGGTCAGTACGTGATGATCGTGCCGTCCGAAAAGCTCGTCGTCGTACGCATGGGCATCAGCGTCAATGCATCCACCGACATCGCCAACGTGGTGGCCAGGATCATCGAGGCCGTGCACCGCGATCCGGCGACGGAGACTTCATCATGA
- a CDS encoding VOC family protein — MTQSVSTFLMFEGRAEEAMNFYVSLFDDGAVLTVERHPEGGPHAGTIKLASFHLRGHHLRCSDSTISHGFSFTPSISLFVECEDRAELERLFAQLSEGGQVYMPVGDYGFSEAFGWVGDRFGVTWQLNLSR, encoded by the coding sequence ATGACCCAATCCGTTTCCACCTTCCTGATGTTCGAAGGCCGGGCCGAAGAGGCGATGAACTTCTACGTCTCGCTATTCGATGATGGCGCCGTGCTGACCGTCGAACGTCATCCGGAGGGCGGCCCCCACGCGGGCACGATCAAGTTGGCCTCGTTTCACCTGCGCGGCCACCATCTGCGTTGCAGCGATTCGACGATCAGCCATGGCTTCTCGTTCACGCCGTCCATCTCGCTGTTCGTCGAATGCGAAGATCGCGCGGAACTGGAGCGGTTGTTCGCGCAATTGTCCGAAGGCGGTCAGGTGTACATGCCTGTGGGCGATTACGGGTTCAGCGAGGCCTTCGGATGGGTGGGTGATCGCTTTGGCGTGACCTGGCAGCTGAATCTGAGTCGCTGA
- a CDS encoding acyltransferase family protein, with product MRLPGLDLLRAIAIVWVMLFHSYIVGGIGDHLGGAQWYGWMGVDLFFVLSGYLIGTQLLRPLARGEGLRFGEFYRRRAYRILPAFIVVLALYALWPAWREVPGMQPLWQFPTFTFNLLFANGENVAFSHVWSLCVEEHFYLVFPLAAWLVMRRPSTARFAVLCSLIVLGGMALRAWIWVNVFHPAQLADDGTSGLAFLRYIYYPTYSRLDGLLAGVVLAACAVFRPTWMARIQRHGHAVLVLGLVLFGVSVAIFAERAGFAATVVGYPLMSLALMCMVAAASGGNSVLARVRVPGAGWLAAISYSLYLCHKGVFHLVQVHAADTFHGWTLFGIYALATLAGGALLHYAIERPFLRWRDSRRRPVLQPATAVGEAA from the coding sequence ATGCGACTTCCCGGCCTCGACCTCCTCCGCGCCATCGCCATCGTCTGGGTGATGTTGTTCCACTCGTACATCGTCGGCGGCATCGGCGACCACCTGGGCGGTGCCCAGTGGTATGGCTGGATGGGCGTGGACCTGTTCTTCGTCCTTAGCGGCTATCTGATCGGAACGCAGTTGCTGCGTCCGCTGGCGAGGGGTGAGGGCCTGCGCTTCGGCGAGTTCTATCGCCGCCGCGCCTACCGCATCCTGCCGGCCTTTATCGTTGTGCTCGCGCTTTATGCGCTATGGCCGGCATGGCGCGAAGTGCCGGGCATGCAGCCGCTGTGGCAGTTTCCCACCTTTACCTTCAATCTCCTGTTCGCCAACGGCGAGAATGTGGCCTTCTCGCATGTCTGGTCGCTGTGCGTGGAGGAGCATTTCTACCTGGTGTTCCCGCTGGCGGCGTGGCTGGTGATGCGCCGCCCCAGCACTGCGCGATTCGCGGTGTTGTGTTCGCTGATCGTGCTGGGTGGCATGGCGCTTCGCGCCTGGATCTGGGTCAACGTCTTCCACCCGGCCCAGCTCGCCGACGATGGCACCTCCGGGCTGGCCTTTCTGCGCTACATCTATTACCCAACGTACTCGCGCCTCGATGGTCTGCTCGCCGGCGTGGTGCTTGCCGCGTGCGCCGTGTTCCGACCGACGTGGATGGCGCGCATCCAGCGTCATGGGCACGCCGTTCTCGTGCTCGGCCTGGTGCTCTTTGGCGTATCCGTGGCGATCTTTGCCGAGCGCGCGGGCTTCGCGGCCACCGTCGTGGGCTACCCGCTGATGTCGCTGGCACTGATGTGCATGGTGGCTGCGGCCAGTGGCGGCAACTCGGTGCTTGCACGCGTCCGCGTGCCGGGCGCGGGCTGGCTCGCTGCGATTTCCTACAGTCTGTACCTGTGCCACAAGGGCGTGTTCCACCTTGTGCAGGTGCACGCGGCCGACACCTTCCATGGCTGGACCTTGTTCGGCATCTACGCTCTGGCCACACTGGCTGGCGGCGCGCTACTTCATTACGCGATCGAACGCCCCTTCCTGCGCTGGCGCGACAGTCGGCGGCGCCCCGTCTTGCAGCCCGCCACGGCGGTGGGCGAGGCCGCCTGA
- a CDS encoding LytR/AlgR family response regulator transcription factor has translation MRILIVDDEPLARRGVHARLAEHTDLAVVGHADNGEDAIAAIHAERPDLVFMDVQMPGLSGIDALRRVPAMERPLAILLTAYEQYAVSAFDVHALDYLLKPIDDERFAESLDRARATFRQRSAGEPAAATWPSRFSVRVGNRTAIVDSQDIDWIEACDDYAGLHVGTRTYLLREPLHQLAHKLDPARFVRIHRSTIVRVDRIAELEALPNRDCLLRLHDGTPLRASRTYVDRLHAALAAR, from the coding sequence ATGCGCATCCTCATCGTGGATGACGAGCCGCTGGCGCGCCGTGGCGTTCATGCGCGGCTGGCCGAGCACACAGACCTGGCTGTTGTTGGCCACGCTGACAACGGCGAGGACGCCATCGCGGCCATCCACGCAGAGCGACCCGACCTGGTATTCATGGACGTGCAGATGCCGGGGCTCAGTGGGATTGACGCCTTGCGCCGCGTCCCGGCCATGGAACGGCCGCTGGCCATCCTGCTGACGGCTTACGAGCAGTACGCCGTGAGCGCCTTCGACGTGCATGCACTGGACTATCTGCTCAAGCCCATCGACGACGAACGCTTCGCCGAATCACTGGATCGCGCACGCGCAACGTTCCGGCAACGAAGCGCAGGAGAACCTGCCGCGGCCACCTGGCCCAGCCGCTTCTCGGTACGCGTAGGCAACCGCACGGCCATCGTCGACAGCCAGGATATCGACTGGATCGAAGCCTGCGATGACTACGCCGGCCTCCACGTCGGCACGCGCACCTATCTGCTGCGCGAACCCCTGCACCAACTGGCGCACAAGCTCGACCCGGCCCGCTTCGTCCGCATCCACCGCTCGACCATCGTGCGCGTGGATCGCATCGCCGAACTCGAAGCCTTGCCCAATCGCGACTGCCTGCTCCGCCTCCACGACGGCACGCCGTTGCGCGCCAGCCGTACGTACGTCGATCGACTCCATGCCGCACTCGCGGCCCGCTGA
- a CDS encoding sensor histidine kinase, producing MQALTRSQTPGMMPLWVPLAAGLPITLCMGVMALPELVHQYAGLFRVLYAVGYLFWIVPLSLLQRAMWRRNLRWRVTVPVLLIATYIPSVINNGIGQAAAVHWGLVKAYEFRRIFAGLDGCWLALIAFCAIHAMVLHYDALQQSRRREAESAALASEAQLRALQYQLHPHFLFNTLNSISALVADDRRHEATRMIARLGDLLRATLERSDSREVTLAEELSLTEHYLDVEKARLGSRLRMQTRVGPGVLHALVPPLLLQPLVENAIRHGIAMRPSGGALGLDIQAHDGMLAIELSNDGVASSANGAEAGGTSIGLANVRQRLQTLYGDAQDLSMRLAEDGACVVCIRLPLRLVALPEEVSA from the coding sequence ATGCAGGCTCTGACACGTTCCCAGACCCCGGGCATGATGCCCCTGTGGGTCCCTCTGGCCGCAGGCCTTCCCATCACCCTGTGCATGGGTGTCATGGCCTTGCCCGAGCTGGTGCATCAGTACGCCGGGCTCTTCCGTGTGCTCTACGCGGTGGGTTACCTCTTCTGGATCGTCCCGCTGAGCCTGCTTCAGCGTGCGATGTGGCGACGCAACCTGCGGTGGCGCGTGACCGTGCCGGTGCTGCTGATCGCCACGTACATCCCGTCAGTGATCAACAACGGTATCGGCCAGGCCGCCGCCGTGCACTGGGGGCTGGTGAAGGCCTATGAATTTCGCCGCATCTTCGCCGGTCTCGACGGCTGCTGGCTGGCACTGATCGCGTTTTGCGCCATCCATGCCATGGTGCTGCACTACGACGCGCTCCAGCAGTCGCGCCGCCGCGAAGCAGAGTCGGCCGCCCTGGCCAGCGAAGCGCAGCTGCGCGCCTTGCAGTATCAGCTGCATCCGCATTTCCTGTTCAACACGCTCAACAGCATTTCGGCCCTCGTCGCTGACGACCGTCGGCATGAGGCCACCCGCATGATTGCGCGGCTGGGCGATCTGCTGCGCGCCACGCTGGAGCGCAGCGACTCGCGCGAAGTCACGCTGGCCGAAGAGCTGTCGCTCACCGAGCATTATCTCGACGTCGAGAAGGCGCGCCTGGGTTCGCGGCTGCGCATGCAGACACGCGTCGGCCCCGGCGTCTTGCATGCCTTGGTGCCACCGCTGCTGCTGCAACCGCTGGTGGAAAACGCCATCCGCCACGGCATCGCCATGCGCCCATCCGGCGGTGCCCTTGGGTTGGACATCCAGGCCCATGACGGCATGCTTGCCATCGAGCTGTCCAACGACGGTGTCGCCAGCAGCGCAAACGGCGCGGAGGCAGGCGGAACCTCGATCGGACTGGCCAACGTTCGCCAGCGCCTGCAGACACTCTACGGCGACGCGCAGGACCTGAGCATGCGCCTGGCTGAAGACGGCGCCTGTGTCGTTTGCATCCGGCTGCCGCTGCGCCTCGTGGCACTTCCCGAGGAGGTGTCGGCCTGA
- a CDS encoding nuclear transport factor 2 family protein — protein sequence MTLHRIFLAIALSAGFTGTANAAEPPKQPREEIQQVVDRFRTAIIQRDGETMRSLFIPGSSWFQAMDDASLKAVLAKEPKARRFSSGDYEKFSQFVGSAKKPIEETFDHIRIETDGIIGTVWFDYTFLEAGKATNHGVETWQMIRTDDGWKISAMLYSVVLDDTGRR from the coding sequence ATGACACTCCACCGCATCTTCCTTGCTATCGCCCTGTCCGCAGGCTTTACCGGTACTGCGAATGCTGCCGAGCCCCCGAAACAGCCGCGCGAAGAAATTCAGCAGGTCGTTGACCGTTTCAGGACCGCCATCATCCAGCGCGATGGCGAAACCATGCGCTCGCTGTTCATTCCGGGCAGTTCGTGGTTCCAGGCCATGGACGACGCCTCGCTGAAGGCGGTGCTTGCCAAGGAACCCAAGGCCAGGCGCTTCAGCTCCGGCGACTACGAGAAATTCTCCCAATTCGTCGGCAGCGCCAAGAAGCCCATCGAGGAAACCTTCGACCACATCCGCATCGAAACCGACGGCATTATCGGCACGGTCTGGTTCGACTACACCTTTCTCGAAGCGGGCAAGGCCACCAACCACGGCGTGGAGACCTGGCAGATGATCCGCACCGATGACGGCTGGAAGATCAGCGCGATGCTGTATTCCGTCGTGCTGGATGACACCGGCCGTCGATGA